A single region of the Pseudomonas mandelii genome encodes:
- the betI gene encoding transcriptional regulator BetI produces MPKVGMQPIRRQQLIEATLQAVDQVGMGDASIALIARLAGVSNGIISHYFQDKNGLIAATAQYLMSVLSENVTARRQALEDSSPRAHLQVIIEGNFDASQVNGPAMKTWLAFWATSMHHPSLHRLQRINDHRLYSNLCCQFRRVLPLDDARSAARGLAALIDGLWLRGALSGDAFDTEQAHRIAYEYMDFQLAKQVS; encoded by the coding sequence ATGCCCAAGGTCGGTATGCAACCCATCCGCCGCCAGCAATTGATCGAAGCCACATTGCAGGCGGTTGATCAGGTCGGAATGGGGGACGCCAGCATTGCGCTGATCGCCCGTTTGGCCGGTGTCTCGAATGGCATCATCAGTCACTATTTTCAGGACAAGAACGGCCTGATTGCTGCCACGGCGCAGTATCTGATGAGTGTCCTGAGCGAGAACGTCACCGCGCGCCGTCAGGCGCTGGAGGACAGCAGCCCGCGGGCGCACCTCCAGGTGATCATCGAAGGCAACTTCGACGCCAGCCAGGTCAATGGCCCGGCAATGAAAACCTGGCTGGCCTTCTGGGCCACCAGCATGCACCACCCGTCTTTGCACAGGTTGCAGCGGATCAACGATCACCGCCTGTATTCCAACCTGTGCTGCCAGTTCCGCCGCGTATTGCCGCTCGATGACGCGCGCAGTGCAGCCCGGGGCCTGGCAGCCCTCATTGACGGTTTGTGGTTGCGCGGCGCGCTGTCGGGAGATGCTTTCGACACCGAGCAGGCGCACCGGATCGCTTACGAATACATGGACTTTCAACTGGCCAAGCAGGTGAGTTAG
- a CDS encoding BCCT family transporter yields the protein MFYTSTALILLLTAILIIAPQEAGRLLGIAQAWLSRSFGWYYMVVIAAYLVFVVGLAFSSYGKLKLGSKDDTPDFSYGAWAGMLFSSGIGISLLYFGASEPLDHYFNPPEGVAASNMAARQAVQLTFLHWGLHGWAIYALVGLAVAYFAYRHNQPLALRSALYPLVGERWVKGAAGHAVDGFGMFVTLLGLVTNLGIGSLQVSSGLENLFGMEHSNTNLLIVIIVMSTVATIAAVSGVENGIRRLSNLNIVLFSGLLIFVLLFGPTLHLLNGFVQNVGDYLNGVVLKTFDLYVYEGDSEKSDRWLGLWTLFYWAWWISWAPFVGMFIARISRGRTVRELVAGVLLIPLGFTLAWLSIFGNSALDLVMNHGAVELGKTALEQPSMAIYQLLEHYPASKIVIGVSIFVGFVLFLTPADSGAVMMANLSCKGGNVDEDAPHWLRIFWSAVITLVTIGLLFAGNFEAMQTMVVLAGLPFSVVLVFFMFGLHKAMRQDVQIEQEQAELAARGRRGFSERLTQLDLQPNQSIVQRFMDKQVSPALEDAAVQLRAQGLDVQTLLGKSKRCMGVRIEMEEGNPFVYEVSLDGYLAAASETVSAESADEPRARYYRAEVYLHNGSQDYDLMGFTQDQITRDVLDQFESHRQLLGRVYS from the coding sequence GTGTTCTACACCTCTACCGCGCTGATTCTGTTGTTGACCGCCATTCTGATCATCGCCCCGCAAGAGGCCGGCAGATTGCTCGGCATCGCCCAGGCCTGGTTGTCCCGCAGCTTCGGCTGGTACTACATGGTGGTGATCGCCGCCTACCTGGTATTTGTCGTCGGCCTGGCGTTTTCGTCCTACGGCAAGCTCAAGCTGGGCAGCAAGGACGACACCCCGGACTTCAGCTACGGCGCGTGGGCGGGGATGCTGTTCTCGTCGGGTATCGGCATTTCGCTGCTGTACTTCGGTGCTTCCGAGCCGCTGGACCATTACTTCAACCCGCCGGAAGGCGTGGCTGCCAGCAACATGGCCGCCCGTCAGGCTGTGCAGCTGACATTCCTGCATTGGGGCCTGCATGGCTGGGCGATCTACGCCTTGGTCGGCCTGGCCGTGGCGTACTTTGCCTACCGTCATAACCAGCCGCTGGCGTTGCGTTCGGCGTTGTATCCGTTGGTGGGCGAGCGTTGGGTCAAAGGCGCGGCCGGCCATGCGGTGGATGGTTTCGGCATGTTCGTGACCCTGCTGGGGCTGGTGACGAACCTGGGGATTGGTTCGCTGCAAGTGTCGTCGGGCCTTGAAAACCTGTTCGGCATGGAACACAGCAACACCAACCTGCTGATCGTGATCATCGTGATGAGCACCGTGGCGACCATCGCGGCTGTGTCGGGTGTGGAAAACGGCATTCGCCGTCTGTCGAACCTGAACATCGTACTGTTCAGCGGTCTGCTGATTTTCGTGCTGCTGTTCGGCCCGACCTTGCACCTGTTGAACGGCTTCGTGCAGAACGTCGGCGACTACCTGAACGGCGTGGTCCTGAAGACTTTCGACCTCTACGTCTACGAAGGCGACAGTGAGAAGTCCGACCGCTGGCTGGGCTTGTGGACCCTGTTCTACTGGGCCTGGTGGATTTCCTGGGCCCCATTCGTCGGCATGTTCATCGCGCGTATTTCCCGTGGTCGCACGGTGCGTGAACTGGTGGCCGGCGTGCTGCTGATCCCGCTGGGGTTCACCCTGGCGTGGCTGTCGATCTTCGGTAACTCGGCCCTGGACCTGGTGATGAACCATGGGGCGGTGGAGCTCGGAAAGACGGCGCTCGAACAGCCGTCGATGGCGATCTACCAATTGCTTGAGCATTACCCGGCATCGAAGATTGTGATCGGCGTGTCGATCTTCGTCGGTTTCGTGCTGTTCCTGACCCCGGCGGATTCCGGCGCGGTGATGATGGCCAACCTTTCCTGCAAGGGCGGTAACGTCGATGAAGATGCGCCGCACTGGTTGCGGATCTTCTGGTCGGCGGTGATCACCCTGGTGACCATCGGCCTGCTGTTCGCCGGTAACTTCGAAGCGATGCAAACCATGGTGGTGTTGGCCGGTCTGCCGTTCTCGGTGGTGTTGGTGTTCTTCATGTTTGGCCTGCACAAGGCGATGCGCCAGGACGTGCAGATCGAACAGGAGCAAGCGGAGCTCGCAGCACGCGGTCGCCGTGGTTTCAGCGAGCGTTTGACGCAGCTGGACCTGCAACCGAATCAGTCGATCGTTCAGCGTTTCATGGACAAGCAAGTCAGCCCGGCGCTGGAAGATGCGGCCGTGCAATTGCGTGCCCAGGGTCTGGACGTGCAAACGTTGCTGGGCAAGTCCAAGCGCTGCATGGGTGTGCGCATCGAGATGGAAGAGGGCAACCCTTTTGTCTACGAAGTGAGCCTGGATGGCTATCTGGCGGCGGCGAGTGAAACGGTGTCGGCCGAAAGCGCTGACGAACCGCGTGCGCGCTATTACCGCGCCGAGGTTTACCTGCACAACGGCAGCCAGGATTACGACTTGATGGGCTTCACTCAGGATCAGATCACCCGTGACGTGCTCGATCAGTTCGAAAGCCATCGGCAGCTCCTTGGCCGTGTCTATAGCTGA
- the choV gene encoding choline ABC transporter ATP-binding protein yields MSIIRFEDVDVIFSKDPREALKLLDQGMTRDQILKKTGQIVGVEKASLDVEKGEICVLMGLSGSGKSSLLRCINGLNTVSRGKLFVEHEGKQIDIASCTPAELKMMRTKRIAMVFQKFALMPWLTVRENISFGLEMQGRPEKERRKLVDDKLELVGLTQWRNKKPDELSGGMQQRVGLARALAMDADILLMDEPFSALDPLIRQGLQDELLELQSKLSKTIVFVSHDLDEALKLGSRIAIMKDGRIIQYSVPEEIVLNPADDYVRTFVAHTNPLNVLCGRSLMRTLDNCKRINGSVCLDPGGDSWLDLAEGNTIKGARQNGASLDLQNWIPGQAVEGLGRRPTLVDSNIGMRDALQIRYQTGNKLVLHDNNKVVGILGDSELYHALLGKNLG; encoded by the coding sequence ATGAGCATTATTCGCTTCGAAGACGTCGACGTAATCTTCTCCAAAGATCCACGCGAGGCGCTCAAGCTCCTCGACCAAGGCATGACCCGCGACCAGATCCTGAAAAAAACCGGGCAGATCGTCGGCGTTGAAAAAGCCAGCCTGGACGTGGAAAAAGGCGAAATCTGCGTGCTGATGGGCCTGTCGGGCTCCGGCAAATCCAGCCTGCTGCGTTGCATCAACGGCCTCAACACCGTGAGCCGTGGCAAGTTGTTCGTCGAGCACGAAGGCAAGCAGATCGATATCGCTTCCTGTACCCCGGCAGAACTGAAAATGATGCGCACCAAGCGCATCGCGATGGTGTTCCAGAAATTCGCCCTGATGCCGTGGCTGACGGTGCGCGAGAACATCAGTTTCGGTCTGGAAATGCAGGGTCGCCCGGAGAAAGAACGCCGCAAACTGGTGGACGACAAGCTTGAGCTGGTGGGCCTGACCCAGTGGCGCAACAAGAAGCCTGACGAACTCTCCGGCGGTATGCAGCAACGCGTGGGCCTGGCCCGTGCGCTGGCGATGGATGCGGACATTCTGCTGATGGACGAACCGTTCTCGGCGCTCGACCCGCTGATCCGCCAAGGTCTGCAGGACGAATTGCTGGAACTGCAAAGCAAGCTGAGCAAAACCATTGTGTTCGTGAGCCACGACCTCGATGAAGCCCTGAAGCTCGGCAGCCGTATCGCAATCATGAAAGACGGCCGAATCATCCAGTACAGCGTGCCGGAAGAGATCGTGCTCAACCCGGCGGACGACTACGTGCGGACCTTCGTCGCGCACACCAACCCGCTGAACGTGCTGTGCGGTCGCAGCCTGATGCGCACCCTGGACAACTGCAAACGCATCAACGGTTCGGTGTGCCTCGATCCGGGCGGCGATTCATGGCTGGACCTGGCCGAAGGCAACACCATCAAAGGCGCCCGCCAGAACGGCGCGAGCCTGGATCTGCAGAACTGGATTCCAGGGCAAGCGGTTGAAGGCCTGGGTCGACGGCCAACGCTGGTGGACTCGAACATCGGCATGCGCGATGCGCTGCAGATTCGTTATCAGACCGGCAACAAACTGGTGCTGCACGACAACAACAAAGTGGTCGGGATTCTGGGCGACAGCGAGCTGTATCACGCACTGCTCGGCAAGAACCTGGGTTAA
- the choW gene encoding choline ABC transporter permease subunit: MLIDQKIPLGQYIAGFVEWLTQHGANTFDAIAVSLETMIHGVTFALTWFNPLALIGLIALLAHFIQRKWGLTVFVIASFLLILNLGYWQETMETLAQVLFATLVCVVIGVPLGIVAAHKPMFYTLMRPVLDLMQTVPTFVYLIPTLTLFGLGVVPGLISTVVFAIAAPIRLTYLGIRDVPAELMDAGKAFGCSRRQLLARIELPYAMPSIAAGITQCIMLSLSMVVIAALVGADGLGKPVVNALNTADIALGFEAGLAIVLLAIMLDRICKQPDAKAGGDA, translated from the coding sequence ATGCTGATTGATCAGAAAATACCTCTAGGCCAGTACATCGCGGGCTTCGTTGAATGGTTGACGCAACACGGCGCCAACACCTTCGACGCCATCGCCGTGTCACTGGAAACGATGATCCACGGCGTGACTTTCGCGCTGACCTGGTTCAACCCGCTGGCATTGATCGGCCTCATCGCACTACTGGCTCATTTCATTCAACGAAAGTGGGGGCTGACCGTTTTCGTCATTGCCTCCTTTCTGCTGATCCTCAACCTGGGGTACTGGCAGGAAACCATGGAAACCCTCGCCCAGGTGCTCTTCGCGACCCTGGTCTGCGTGGTCATCGGCGTACCGTTGGGTATCGTCGCCGCGCACAAACCGATGTTCTACACACTGATGCGGCCGGTGCTCGATCTGATGCAGACCGTACCGACGTTTGTGTACCTCATTCCTACCCTGACCCTCTTCGGGCTGGGCGTGGTCCCGGGTCTGATCTCCACGGTAGTGTTCGCGATTGCCGCGCCTATCCGCCTGACCTACCTGGGCATCCGTGATGTTCCCGCAGAACTGATGGACGCCGGCAAAGCCTTCGGCTGCTCGCGCCGCCAGTTACTCGCACGCATCGAACTGCCTTACGCCATGCCAAGCATCGCGGCCGGTATCACCCAGTGCATCATGCTGTCATTGTCGATGGTGGTGATTGCGGCTCTGGTGGGCGCCGACGGCTTGGGCAAACCTGTGGTCAACGCACTGAACACTGCTGATATCGCCCTGGGCTTCGAAGCCGGCCTGGCGATCGTACTGCTGGCGATCATGCTCGACCGTATCTGCAAACAACCCGACGCTAAAGCAGGGGGTGACGCATGA
- a CDS encoding choline ABC transporter substrate-binding protein, whose amino-acid sequence MKGSPSLLLAAMLSLPLLAQAAEPAQCSTVNFSDVGWTDITVTTATTSVVLDALGYKTKTTMISVPVTYKSLADGKNMDVFLGNWMPTMENDIKAYRDAGTVETLRANLENAKYTLAVPEELYNKGLKDFADIAKFKKELDGKIYGIEPGNDGNRLIQSMIDKNAFGLKDAGFKVVESSEAGMLSQVDRAQRRNTAVVFLGWEPHPMNTRFKMKYLTGGDDFFGPNFGQATIFTNTRKGYAQECSNVGQLLKNLVFTLDMESTLMGNVLDDKMKPDAAAKAWLKKNPQVLDTWLAGVTTIDGKPGLEAVKAKLAQP is encoded by the coding sequence ATGAAAGGTTCCCCGTCGTTGTTGTTGGCCGCCATGCTGAGTCTGCCGTTACTGGCTCAAGCTGCAGAACCCGCTCAGTGCAGCACCGTAAACTTCTCCGATGTCGGCTGGACTGACATTACCGTCACCACCGCCACCACCAGCGTCGTTCTCGATGCCCTGGGCTACAAGACCAAAACCACGATGATTTCCGTTCCGGTGACCTACAAGTCCCTGGCCGACGGCAAGAACATGGACGTGTTCCTGGGCAACTGGATGCCGACCATGGAAAACGACATCAAGGCTTACCGTGATGCCGGTACCGTGGAGACCCTGCGCGCCAACCTCGAGAACGCAAAATACACCCTCGCCGTGCCCGAAGAGTTGTATAACAAGGGTCTGAAAGATTTTGCCGACATCGCCAAGTTCAAGAAAGAACTCGACGGCAAGATCTACGGCATCGAACCGGGCAACGACGGCAACCGCCTGATTCAGAGCATGATCGACAAGAACGCCTTCGGCCTGAAAGACGCCGGCTTCAAGGTGGTCGAGTCCAGCGAGGCAGGCATGCTCTCGCAAGTCGATCGCGCCCAGCGCCGCAACACCGCCGTGGTGTTCCTGGGCTGGGAACCACACCCGATGAACACACGTTTCAAGATGAAGTACCTGACCGGCGGCGACGACTTCTTCGGCCCGAACTTCGGTCAGGCGACCATCTTCACCAACACCCGCAAGGGCTACGCGCAGGAATGCAGCAACGTCGGTCAGTTGCTGAAAAACCTGGTGTTCACCCTCGACATGGAAAGCACGCTGATGGGCAACGTCCTGGACGACAAAATGAAGCCTGACGCGGCCGCCAAGGCCTGGCTGAAAAAGAATCCACAGGTGCTCGATACCTGGCTCGCTGGCGTAACCACCATTGACGGTAAACCTGGCCTGGAAGCCGTGAAAGCCAAGCTCGCGCAGCCTTGA
- a CDS encoding L-serine ammonia-lyase produces the protein MAISVFDLFKIGIGPSSSHTVGPMRAAALFVQGLREQGLLEQVRRVEVQLYGSLSATGIGHGSDNAVIMGLMGEWPDAIDPSQIGIRIETLRETHTLLLDGRLSVPFIWARDMRLIDENLPFHPNAMTLIVEGEHGELHRDTYYSIGGGFVVDEAQASSGVVDLDRTVLPYDFSSAVELLSLCQKHNLRVAELMMANEKVWRSEEEIRSGLMKLWRAMQDCVDQGLKHEGILPGGLNVRRRAAKLHRSLQELGKPNVIGSTLSAMEWVNLFALAVNEENAAGGRMVTAPTNGAAGIIPAVLHYFMKFSEAVTDANVVDYFLSAAAVGILCKKNASISGAEVGCQGEVGSACAMAAAGLAEILGATPEQLCNAAEIGLEHNLGLTCDPVGGLVQVPCIERNAIAAVKAINAAQMALRGDGQHFISLDRVIRTMRDTGADMHDKYKETSRGGLAVSAVEC, from the coding sequence ATGGCTATCAGTGTTTTCGACCTGTTCAAAATCGGCATCGGCCCTTCCAGTTCGCACACCGTGGGACCTATGCGGGCCGCCGCGCTGTTCGTGCAAGGTTTGCGTGAGCAGGGTCTTTTGGAACAAGTGCGGCGCGTTGAAGTTCAGCTTTATGGTTCGTTATCGGCCACCGGAATCGGTCACGGCAGCGACAACGCTGTGATCATGGGCCTGATGGGCGAGTGGCCGGACGCGATTGATCCGTCGCAAATCGGCATCCGTATCGAAACCTTGCGCGAGACCCACACCCTGCTGCTCGACGGTCGCTTGTCGGTGCCGTTTATCTGGGCCCGCGACATGCGCCTGATCGACGAAAACCTGCCGTTCCACCCTAACGCCATGACCCTGATCGTCGAAGGCGAACACGGTGAGTTGCATCGCGACACCTACTATTCCATCGGCGGTGGTTTTGTCGTGGATGAAGCGCAGGCTTCCAGCGGCGTGGTCGATCTGGATCGCACCGTGTTGCCCTACGATTTCTCCAGCGCTGTCGAACTGCTCAGCCTGTGCCAGAAGCACAACCTGCGCGTCGCCGAATTGATGATGGCTAACGAGAAGGTCTGGCGCAGCGAGGAAGAGATTCGCAGCGGTCTGATGAAGCTCTGGCGCGCCATGCAGGATTGCGTCGATCAGGGCCTCAAGCACGAAGGCATCTTGCCTGGCGGCCTGAATGTGCGCCGTCGTGCGGCCAAGTTGCATCGCAGCCTGCAAGAGCTGGGCAAACCCAACGTCATCGGCTCGACCTTGAGCGCCATGGAATGGGTCAACCTGTTCGCCCTGGCGGTCAACGAAGAGAACGCTGCCGGTGGGCGCATGGTGACGGCACCGACTAACGGTGCGGCGGGAATCATTCCGGCGGTGTTGCACTACTTTATGAAGTTCAGCGAGGCGGTGACGGACGCCAACGTGGTCGACTATTTCCTCAGTGCTGCGGCGGTGGGAATTCTGTGCAAGAAGAACGCTTCGATATCCGGGGCCGAGGTCGGTTGTCAGGGCGAAGTCGGTTCAGCCTGCGCGATGGCTGCGGCCGGGTTGGCAGAGATCCTTGGCGCGACCCCGGAGCAGTTGTGCAACGCGGCGGAAATCGGCCTGGAACACAACCTCGGCCTGACCTGCGACCCGGTGGGCGGGCTGGTTCAAGTGCCGTGCATCGAGCGCAATGCGATTGCCGCGGTGAAAGCCATCAACGCGGCGCAGATGGCGCTGCGCGGGGATGGTCAGCACTTTATCTCGCTGGATCGGGTGATCCGCACCATGCGTGATACCGGCGCCGATATGCATGACAAATACAAAGAGACTTCGCGTGGAGGGTTGGCGGTGAGCGCGGTTGAGTGCTGA
- the gbdR gene encoding choline metabolism transcriptional regulator GbdR, which yields MTTFNSGAQPQNRAPQSIGFLLLDNFTLISLASAVEPLRMANQLSGRELYRWTTLTVDGGQVWASDGLQITPDCSMHKAPPLDTIIVCGGIGIQRTVTREHVSWLQSQARQSRRLGAVCTGSWALACAGLLDGFDCSVHWECLAAMQEAFPRVAMSTRLFTLDRNRFTSSGGTAPLDMMLHLISRDHGRELSAAISEMFVYERIRNEQDHQRVPLKHMLGTNQPKLQEIVALMEANLEEPIDLDELAVYVAVSRRQLERLFQKYLHCSPSRYYLKLRLIRARQLLKQTPMSIIEVASVCGFVSTPHFSKCYREYFGIPPRDERVGSNTTQQVAMMPLPQALVLSPLSGPLSALSQARNESTFASVRL from the coding sequence ATGACGACGTTCAACTCCGGGGCTCAACCCCAGAACCGTGCGCCTCAATCCATCGGCTTTCTGCTGCTGGACAATTTCACGCTTATTTCTCTGGCCTCCGCAGTAGAACCCCTGCGCATGGCCAACCAATTGTCCGGCCGCGAGCTGTATCGCTGGACCACGCTCACCGTCGACGGTGGTCAGGTCTGGGCCAGTGACGGTCTGCAGATCACCCCCGACTGCTCCATGCACAAAGCGCCCCCTCTGGACACCATCATTGTCTGCGGCGGCATCGGCATCCAGCGCACCGTTACCCGCGAGCACGTGTCGTGGCTGCAAAGCCAGGCGCGTCAGTCCCGCCGTCTCGGTGCGGTCTGCACCGGCAGCTGGGCCCTGGCGTGCGCCGGCCTGCTGGACGGTTTTGATTGCAGCGTGCACTGGGAATGCCTGGCCGCGATGCAGGAAGCGTTCCCCCGTGTAGCCATGAGCACACGCCTGTTCACCCTCGACCGTAACCGTTTCACCAGCTCCGGCGGCACCGCGCCGCTGGACATGATGCTGCACCTGATCAGCCGCGATCACGGTCGTGAACTGTCGGCCGCGATCTCGGAAATGTTCGTCTACGAACGCATCCGCAACGAGCAGGATCACCAGCGCGTGCCGCTCAAGCACATGCTCGGCACCAACCAGCCGAAGTTGCAGGAAATCGTCGCGCTGATGGAAGCCAACCTGGAAGAGCCGATCGACCTCGACGAACTGGCGGTGTATGTCGCTGTTTCCCGTCGTCAGCTGGAGCGCCTGTTCCAGAAATACCTGCACTGCTCGCCGTCGCGTTACTACCTCAAACTGCGCCTGATCCGTGCCCGGCAGCTGCTCAAGCAAACGCCGATGTCGATCATCGAAGTGGCGTCGGTCTGCGGCTTCGTGTCCACGCCGCACTTCTCCAAGTGCTACCGCGAATACTTCGGCATTCCGCCGCGTGACGAACGCGTAGGTTCCAATACCACGCAACAGGTGGCGATGATGCCGTTGCCGCAAGCACTGGTGCTGTCACCGCTGTCCGGGCCGTTGTCGGCGCTGAGTCAGGCGCGTAATGAGTCGACGTTTGCCAGCGTAAGGCTCTAA
- a CDS encoding gamma-butyrobetaine dioxygenase, which translates to MNTAAFADFRTYPLISALSAVQTLADRIQVQWADGRVSPFHHQWLRDNCPCPQCVYTVTREQVLEIVDVAEDLVPTAANVDAEGCLSVEWQDGHLSRFDPGWLRAHAYDDESRTERRVGKPKSRLWKSDLQLPAFEYQALMNDNDALLQWLLAVRDIGLTQVRGVPTEPGSLKLIAQRISFIRESNFGVLFNVQSKADADSNAYTAFNLPLHSDLPTRELQPGLQFLHCLVNDADGGESIFVDGFAIAQALREEDPESFKSLCEIPVEFRNKDRHSDYRRLAPIIALDAFGQVSEIRMANFLRGPFDASIEDMPKLYRAYRRFIAMTREARFRVMTRLNPGELWCFDNRRTLHARNAFDPASGARHFQGCYVDRDELLSRILVLQR; encoded by the coding sequence TTGAACACCGCCGCTTTTGCCGACTTCCGTACCTACCCGTTGATCAGCGCGTTGTCCGCCGTGCAAACCCTGGCGGATCGAATTCAAGTGCAGTGGGCTGACGGCCGGGTCAGCCCCTTTCATCATCAATGGCTTCGAGATAACTGCCCGTGCCCGCAGTGCGTCTACACCGTGACCCGCGAGCAAGTGCTGGAAATCGTCGACGTCGCAGAGGACCTGGTGCCGACAGCGGCAAACGTCGACGCCGAAGGTTGCCTCAGCGTCGAATGGCAGGACGGCCACCTAAGCCGCTTCGACCCGGGCTGGCTGCGGGCTCACGCCTATGACGACGAGTCCCGAACCGAACGCCGTGTCGGCAAACCAAAATCCAGGCTGTGGAAAAGCGACTTGCAGCTGCCGGCGTTCGAATACCAGGCGCTGATGAACGATAACGACGCCTTGCTGCAATGGCTGCTGGCGGTGCGCGATATCGGCCTGACCCAAGTGCGCGGCGTACCCACCGAACCCGGCTCACTTAAACTGATCGCCCAGCGGATTTCCTTCATCCGCGAGAGCAATTTCGGCGTGCTGTTCAACGTGCAATCCAAGGCCGATGCCGATAGCAACGCCTACACCGCCTTCAACCTGCCGCTGCACAGCGATTTGCCGACCCGCGAGTTGCAACCGGGGCTGCAATTTCTGCATTGCCTGGTCAATGACGCGGACGGTGGCGAGAGTATTTTTGTCGACGGCTTTGCCATAGCCCAAGCGTTGCGCGAGGAAGATCCCGAGTCGTTTAAAAGCCTCTGCGAAATCCCGGTGGAGTTCCGCAACAAAGATCGCCACAGCGACTACCGCCGTCTCGCGCCGATCATCGCGCTGGATGCCTTTGGGCAGGTGTCGGAAATCCGCATGGCGAACTTTCTACGCGGACCGTTTGATGCCTCGATCGAGGACATGCCCAAGCTGTACCGCGCTTATCGGCGGTTTATTGCGATGACCCGCGAAGCGCGATTCCGGGTGATGACGCGGCTCAATCCCGGTGAGCTGTGGTGCTTCGACAACCGCCGCACCCTTCATGCCCGCAATGCGTTTGATCCCGCCAGTGGCGCCCGTCATTTTCAAGGCTGCTATGTTGATCGGGATGAATTGTTGTCGCGGATCCTTGTGTTGCAACGCTAG
- a CDS encoding thioesterase family protein — protein MPTLTTYQTKIIPDWVDYNGHLRDAFYLLIFSYATDALMDRLGMDSNNREASGNSLFTLELHLNYLHEVKLDADVEVRTQIIGYDSKRLHLYHSLHLVGDDKELAGNEQMLLHVDLAGPRSAPFSEDTLSKLQAIVAEQTDLPTPAYIGRVIALPPKK, from the coding sequence ATGCCCACCCTCACCACCTACCAAACCAAAATCATCCCCGACTGGGTCGACTACAACGGCCACCTGCGCGATGCCTTCTACCTGCTGATTTTCAGCTACGCCACCGACGCCCTGATGGATCGCCTGGGCATGGACAGCAACAACCGCGAAGCCAGCGGCAATTCGCTGTTCACCCTCGAACTGCACCTCAATTATCTGCATGAAGTGAAGCTCGACGCTGACGTCGAAGTGCGTACCCAAATCATCGGCTACGACAGCAAACGCCTGCACCTCTATCACAGCCTGCATCTGGTCGGCGACGACAAGGAACTGGCGGGCAACGAACAAATGCTGCTGCACGTGGACCTCGCCGGACCTCGCTCCGCACCGTTCAGCGAAGACACCCTGAGCAAGCTGCAAGCCATCGTCGCCGAGCAAACCGACCTGCCAACCCCCGCCTACATTGGCCGAGTGATCGCATTACCCCCTAAAAAATAA
- a CDS encoding L-carnitine dehydrogenase, whose translation MSFITEIKTFAALGSGVIGSGWVSRALAHGLDVVAWDPAPGAEAALRKRVANAWGALEKQGLAPGASQDRLRFVATIEECVRDADFIQESAPERLDLKLELHSKISAAAKPNALIGSSTSGLLPSEFYESSTHPERCVVGHPFNPVYLLPLVEVVGGKNTAPQAVQAAMKVYESLGMRPLHVRKEVPGFIADRLLEALWREALHLVNDGVATTGEIDDAIRFGAGLRWSFMGTFLTYTLAGGDAGMRHFMAQFGPALQLPWTYLPAPELTDKLIDDVVDGTSDQLGTHSISALERYRDDCLLAVLEAVKTTKEKHGMAFAD comes from the coding sequence AGCGGTTGGGTATCCCGCGCCCTCGCCCACGGCCTCGACGTTGTCGCCTGGGACCCGGCGCCTGGCGCTGAAGCCGCGTTGCGCAAACGCGTCGCCAATGCCTGGGGTGCGCTGGAGAAACAAGGCTTGGCACCGGGTGCTTCACAGGATCGGCTGCGCTTTGTCGCAACCATTGAGGAATGCGTTCGCGACGCCGACTTCATTCAGGAAAGTGCCCCTGAGCGCCTCGATCTGAAACTGGAACTGCACAGTAAAATCAGCGCGGCGGCCAAGCCCAATGCCTTGATCGGTTCCAGTACTTCCGGCCTGTTGCCGAGCGAGTTCTACGAGAGTTCGACGCACCCGGAACGCTGCGTGGTCGGGCACCCCTTCAACCCGGTTTACCTGCTGCCGCTGGTGGAAGTGGTCGGCGGCAAAAACACCGCACCGCAAGCCGTTCAAGCGGCGATGAAAGTCTACGAATCCCTGGGCATGCGTCCGCTGCACGTGCGCAAGGAAGTGCCCGGGTTCATCGCCGACCGTTTGCTCGAAGCGCTGTGGCGGGAGGCGCTGCACCTGGTCAACGACGGTGTGGCGACCACCGGAGAAATCGATGATGCGATTCGCTTTGGCGCGGGTCTGCGCTGGTCATTCATGGGCACGTTCTTGACGTACACCCTGGCGGGTGGCGATGCGGGTATGAGGCACTTCATGGCGCAATTTGGGCCGGCGTTGCAGTTACCGTGGACGTATCTGCCGGCACCGGAGCTGACCGACAAGTTGATTGATGATGTGGTGGATGGCACCAGCGATCAGTTAGGCACGCACAGCATTTCCGCGCTGGAGCGCTATCGTGATGATTGCTTGCTGGCGGTGCTGGAAGCGGTGAAGACCACCAAAGAGAAGCATGGGATGGCGTTCGCTGACTAA